In the genome of Chryseobacterium oryzae, one region contains:
- a CDS encoding carboxypeptidase-like regulatory domain-containing protein: MKQISFLFILFSAVLYSQKIQVLDEDNSKAIANARIVSENQIVYTNEDGFAPVSAQNKSFEISAPGYQTQKLSAFRNVVKLQAKVTDIDEVKIVNVNLMPLFEDLSKNYHKRYYDEPSLYDVTLKSKSFNNNQLTMLVIAEAKMWTKSNSYNYKDGIRKNYDNILQMQLNNVKYFKKKKEGVFNSKSNDFNHADMGDYFFNFEIQRLIANMKMKKSKTIGRLLGEKGDLQQIGINIKSENGIIIEGEMEYNKKDKVITFYEVNYQQSGYPPYKKKNTEGVEYDFQLGDVWVTFDFYKKDKTYVSALKKTEADNFKITHDGITDVRKSSTEMIYNTFSKSDKKGLDPKVDFSKDFWDNVPVKEDKETTILLSQKEQDFVNGN; this comes from the coding sequence ATGAAACAAATCTCTTTTCTATTCATTCTCTTTTCCGCTGTTCTTTACTCCCAGAAAATTCAGGTGTTGGATGAAGATAACAGTAAAGCAATTGCCAATGCCCGTATCGTTTCAGAAAATCAGATTGTGTATACCAATGAAGATGGCTTTGCACCCGTTTCCGCTCAGAATAAAAGTTTTGAGATTTCTGCACCGGGCTATCAGACACAGAAATTGAGTGCATTCCGAAATGTAGTTAAGCTTCAGGCTAAAGTTACCGATATTGATGAAGTTAAAATTGTGAATGTTAATCTAATGCCGTTATTTGAAGATTTATCCAAAAACTATCATAAAAGATATTATGATGAGCCCTCTTTATACGATGTTACGCTGAAGTCTAAATCTTTTAATAACAACCAACTGACTATGCTGGTTATTGCTGAAGCCAAAATGTGGACGAAGAGCAATTCTTATAATTACAAAGACGGTATTAGAAAGAATTATGATAATATTCTTCAGATGCAGCTGAATAATGTAAAGTATTTTAAAAAGAAAAAAGAAGGAGTTTTCAATTCTAAAAGTAATGATTTTAACCATGCAGACATGGGAGATTACTTTTTCAATTTTGAAATTCAGAGGCTAATTGCCAATATGAAAATGAAGAAAAGCAAAACCATTGGCAGACTTTTGGGAGAGAAGGGCGATCTTCAGCAAATTGGCATCAATATAAAATCTGAGAACGGCATTATCATAGAAGGTGAAATGGAATATAATAAAAAAGACAAGGTAATCACCTTTTACGAGGTAAATTATCAGCAGTCGGGTTATCCTCCATACAAAAAGAAAAATACGGAAGGCGTAGAATATGACTTTCAGCTTGGAGATGTTTGGGTTACTTTCGATTTTTATAAAAAAGATAAAACCTATGTTTCTGCATTAAAAAAGACAGAAGCAGATAACTTTAAGATTACCCACGACGGCATTACCGATGTAAGAAAATCGAGTACAGAAATGATCTATAATACTTTCAGCAAATCCGATAAAAAAGGTCTTGATCCTAAAGTAGATTTCAGTAAAGATTTCTGGGACAATGTACCTGTTAAAGAAGATAAGGAAACCACCATTCTTTTATCTCAGAAAGAACAGGATTTTGTAAATGGTAATTAG
- a CDS encoding histone H1 encodes MKELIEKINAEFEAFTTEANQQAEKGNKAAGTRARKAALELSKLFKEFRKVSVEESKK; translated from the coding sequence ATGAAAGAACTTATCGAAAAAATCAACGCAGAATTTGAAGCGTTCACTACAGAAGCCAACCAACAAGCTGAAAAAGGGAACAAGGCAGCAGGAACAAGAGCTCGTAAAGCAGCTTTGGAACTTAGCAAACTGTTCAAAGAATTCAGAAAAGTTTCTGTTGAAGAATCTAAAAAATAA
- a CDS encoding Tex family protein, whose protein sequence is MTSIEFIQKQLNISSKSIANTLKLLSEDCTVPFISRYRKDVTGNLDEVQIEQIAKLNRQFEEIVKRKESILKSIEEQNALTEDLQQRIESSFDLQEIEDLYLPFKKRKKTKADAAKEKGLEPLAKIIMSQKAHDLESLASKYLNGTVASEEQALQGARDIIAEWINENMYVRKNLRRLFQRKAVITSKVVKAKKDEETAQKFSQYFDWEENVNRIPSHRLLAMLRAETEGFVKTNIGIDKDEALEFIENAILKSDNECAEQIALAIKDAYKRLLEPAISNEILQEAKDKADKKAIEIFSDNLRQLLLAPPLGEKRILSIDPGFKSGCKVVCLDEKGDLLHNETIYPHAPQNESGMAMKKIRSMVNAYNIQAISIGNGTASRETEFFIKKIGFDKPIQVFVVSEAGASVYSASKIARDEFPSFDVTVRGAVSIGRRLSDPLAELVKIDAKSIGVGQYQHDVDQTLLKSELDSTVMKCVNAVGINLNTASKSLLSYVSGIGEKMAENIVNYRSENGAFEDRKQLKKVPRLGEKVYQQAAAFVRISHAKNPLDNSAVHPEAYGIVEKMAKDLGLKTEELISNKEKIAAIQPEKYITDTIGIIGIKDILKELEKPGLDPRKATKVFEFDPNVKKISDLKPGMILPGIINNITAFGCFVDLGIKESGLVHISQLKEGFVSDVNEVVKLHQHVQVKVTEVDEARKRIQLTMIL, encoded by the coding sequence ATGACTTCTATAGAATTTATACAGAAACAGCTCAATATATCGTCTAAAAGCATTGCCAATACACTTAAGCTTCTTTCCGAAGACTGCACGGTTCCTTTTATTTCCAGATACCGAAAAGATGTTACAGGAAATCTGGACGAAGTTCAGATTGAACAAATTGCAAAGCTTAACAGACAGTTTGAAGAAATTGTTAAAAGAAAAGAAAGCATACTGAAATCTATTGAGGAACAAAATGCCCTCACAGAAGACTTGCAGCAAAGAATAGAAAGCAGTTTCGACCTGCAGGAGATTGAAGATCTTTATCTGCCTTTCAAGAAAAGAAAAAAAACGAAGGCAGATGCTGCCAAAGAAAAAGGTCTCGAGCCATTGGCGAAAATCATTATGAGCCAAAAAGCCCACGATTTGGAGTCTTTAGCATCAAAATACCTCAACGGTACTGTTGCTTCAGAAGAACAAGCTTTACAGGGAGCAAGAGATATTATAGCCGAATGGATTAATGAAAATATGTATGTCCGCAAAAATCTGAGGAGACTTTTTCAGAGAAAAGCGGTCATCACTTCAAAAGTGGTAAAAGCAAAAAAAGACGAGGAGACTGCACAGAAATTTTCGCAGTATTTCGACTGGGAAGAAAATGTTAACAGAATACCTTCTCACCGTCTTCTCGCTATGCTTAGAGCAGAAACAGAAGGTTTTGTAAAAACAAATATCGGAATAGATAAAGATGAAGCTCTGGAATTTATTGAAAATGCCATTCTAAAATCTGATAATGAATGTGCCGAACAGATTGCCCTCGCCATAAAAGACGCTTATAAAAGACTTTTGGAACCTGCAATCTCCAACGAAATACTGCAGGAAGCGAAAGATAAAGCAGATAAAAAAGCCATTGAGATTTTCTCGGATAATCTACGACAGCTGCTTCTTGCACCGCCTTTGGGCGAAAAAAGAATTCTGTCTATTGATCCCGGATTCAAAAGTGGGTGTAAAGTAGTCTGTCTCGACGAAAAGGGAGATTTGCTCCACAATGAAACCATATACCCACATGCTCCACAAAACGAGTCGGGAATGGCAATGAAGAAAATCCGTTCGATGGTAAATGCATACAACATCCAGGCAATATCTATCGGAAACGGTACCGCAAGCCGAGAAACAGAGTTTTTCATTAAAAAAATTGGTTTCGATAAGCCTATTCAGGTTTTTGTTGTATCGGAAGCAGGTGCCTCAGTATATTCTGCCAGTAAAATTGCAAGAGATGAATTTCCTTCCTTTGATGTTACTGTACGTGGTGCAGTTTCTATCGGAAGAAGACTATCTGATCCTTTGGCAGAACTTGTGAAGATAGATGCCAAATCTATTGGCGTAGGACAGTATCAGCATGATGTAGACCAAACCCTGCTGAAAAGCGAACTGGATTCTACAGTTATGAAATGTGTAAATGCTGTAGGAATTAATCTGAATACCGCCAGTAAATCTCTGTTGAGCTATGTTTCCGGAATTGGGGAGAAAATGGCAGAAAACATCGTTAACTACCGTTCTGAAAATGGTGCTTTTGAAGACCGTAAGCAACTGAAAAAAGTTCCACGACTGGGAGAAAAGGTTTATCAGCAGGCTGCCGCATTTGTAAGAATCAGCCATGCGAAAAATCCTCTGGATAATTCGGCAGTTCATCCGGAAGCGTATGGAATTGTAGAAAAAATGGCTAAAGATTTAGGATTAAAAACAGAAGAACTTATTTCTAATAAAGAAAAAATTGCTGCCATTCAGCCTGAAAAGTATATTACAGATACTATTGGAATCATCGGGATTAAAGATATTCTGAAAGAGCTCGAAAAACCAGGATTGGATCCCAGAAAAGCTACCAAGGTTTTTGAATTTGACCCCAACGTTAAAAAAATATCTGATCTTAAACCAGGAATGATTCTTCCCGGTATTATAAATAACATTACCGCCTTTGGATGCTTTGTAGACTTGGGAATTAAAGAAAGTGGTCTGGTACATATTTCTCAACTGAAAGAGGGTTTTGTTTCGGATGTAAATGAAGTGGTAAAACTCCACCAACACGTTCAGGTAAAAGTAACAGAAGTAGATGAAGCGAGAAAAAGAATTCAGCTTACCATGATTCTATAA
- a CDS encoding acyl-CoA thioesterase: MNYHTRKWVKPEDLNPNQSLFGGRLLQWIDEEAALYAVIQLENKKVVTKFISEINFVSSAKQGDIIEIGIEVAKFGSTSLTLACEVRNKMTHQTIITVDKIVMVNLDENGNPAPHGKTQVEFVIDRLKLKENL; this comes from the coding sequence ATGAATTACCATACAAGAAAATGGGTAAAACCAGAAGATTTGAATCCCAACCAATCCTTATTCGGAGGAAGATTATTACAGTGGATTGATGAAGAAGCTGCTTTGTATGCCGTTATTCAGCTGGAAAATAAAAAGGTGGTGACCAAATTTATTTCGGAAATCAACTTTGTAAGCTCTGCAAAACAGGGAGATATTATAGAAATTGGTATCGAAGTTGCCAAATTTGGCTCCACATCTCTTACCCTTGCCTGTGAGGTGAGAAATAAAATGACGCATCAAACCATTATTACCGTTGATAAAATTGTAATGGTAAATCTGGATGAGAACGGAAACCCGGCTCCACACGGCAAAACTCAGGTTGAATTTGTGATAGACCGCCTTAAGCTTAAAGAAAATTTATGA
- a CDS encoding DUF6266 family protein, giving the protein MASIKKGILGGFSGKVGTVVGASWRGIDIIRSLPKESQKDPSEKQLLQQDKFRIAVTFLQPLKSIQSLYFGSGSGVKSRVNFATSYTISEAIQVVAGVPELVYSKVLITKGELSGFQNAAVTMQAGGVVEISWEDNSTQGNASAGDQVSVVCYCKDLKDFQIFEGIAVRSDLSVTVTLPNFCVGKPIEVYIYLNTEKQTFASNSFYLGEHTAI; this is encoded by the coding sequence ATGGCAAGTATTAAGAAAGGAATTCTTGGAGGATTCTCAGGTAAAGTAGGAACTGTAGTTGGAGCTAGCTGGAGAGGCATCGATATTATCCGAAGCCTACCCAAAGAATCTCAGAAAGATCCATCGGAGAAACAGCTGCTTCAACAGGACAAGTTCAGAATTGCAGTTACCTTTCTGCAACCGCTGAAGTCTATCCAATCTTTGTATTTTGGATCGGGAAGTGGAGTGAAATCCAGAGTGAATTTTGCAACATCTTATACCATTAGCGAAGCCATACAGGTTGTGGCGGGTGTACCGGAGCTTGTATACAGTAAAGTTTTAATTACCAAAGGAGAGCTTTCCGGTTTCCAAAATGCGGCGGTCACTATGCAGGCTGGAGGTGTTGTGGAGATAAGTTGGGAAGATAACAGTACACAGGGTAATGCGTCGGCTGGAGATCAGGTAAGTGTGGTTTGCTACTGTAAAGATCTAAAAGATTTTCAGATTTTTGAAGGTATAGCTGTCCGCAGTGATCTTTCCGTCACAGTAACGCTGCCCAATTTTTGTGTTGGTAAGCCGATAGAAGTTTACATCTATCTCAATACTGAAAAGCAGACTTTTGCCAGCAACAGTTTTTATCTTGGAGAGCACACCGCTATTTAG
- a CDS encoding heavy metal translocating P-type ATPase has protein sequence MHQQYKVLGMTCSGCQKKISDQLNSLEGVSAEINLENSTAEIHSDKEISLKELNHFLSEIGNYKLEDPSNPDQTFIKPQDRVSPSSVYYCPMECEGDKVYFQQGKRCPVCNMYLVPIEEKLAKDSNYKPTYSSTHLPENFKDNIGKYYCPMFCEGDKVYHEKTDCPVCHMHLEEITEDLVKNSVPHSHHHNHQHEKPKVTDEMAGRYYCPMFCEGDKTYDSNVGCPVCGMDLVKYPEKGEEETDDTYKILRKKFFISLAFAVPVFILSMGGMFIDFPFSHQVQGIFELILTLPVLFYSGWFLMKRGWVSFKTWNLNMFSLIALGVAAAFIFSIVALVFPDILPHEIRGHNHEIPLYFEAVCVIMTLVILGQLMEALAHKKTGNAIKELMNLSPDEANIMVNNEEKRVPLSEVKIGDILKVKPGEKIPVDGIITEGNSVVDESMITGEPIPVEKNTDDKVTSGTINGNQVFLMKAEKVGDETLLAKIIKMVNDASRSRAPIQKLTDKVAKVFVPTVILVSVITFILWQIFGPEGQKTLFAFVNAVAVLIVACPCALGLATPMSLMVGIGKGAKNGILIKNAEALELMNKVNVVITDKTGTLTEGKPSLEHIEATHNADQNLILKLAYSLNQNSEHPLSNAVIKKAKDENITTEKVEKFENISGKGVKGIINGKMIYLGNENLLNSNNIKISEDLKSKATEIQSKAHTISYIAQENEVLGLISFTDKIKESSKKAIQHLLNDGIDVMMMTGDNEHTAKAVADELGIKHYKASCLPEDKLNEVKKLQQQGKIVAMTGDGINDSPALAQANIGIAMGTGTDVAMETAEITLLKGDILGIAKAKTLSEKLLRNIKENLFFAFVYNVLGIPIAAGLLYPFFGILLSPMIAAAAMSFSSLSVILNSLRLNSAELD, from the coding sequence ATGCACCAACAATATAAAGTATTAGGAATGACCTGTTCGGGTTGCCAGAAGAAAATTTCAGATCAACTCAACAGTTTAGAAGGAGTTTCGGCAGAGATCAATCTTGAGAACAGCACCGCCGAAATACATTCAGATAAAGAAATCAGCCTTAAAGAGCTCAATCATTTCCTTTCAGAAATCGGGAATTATAAGCTTGAAGATCCGAGTAATCCTGATCAGACTTTTATTAAACCTCAGGATAGGGTTTCTCCTTCTTCGGTATATTACTGCCCGATGGAATGCGAAGGTGACAAAGTATATTTTCAGCAGGGAAAAAGATGCCCGGTCTGTAACATGTATTTGGTTCCGATTGAAGAGAAATTAGCGAAAGATTCTAACTATAAACCGACTTATTCTTCTACCCACTTACCCGAAAACTTCAAAGACAATATCGGTAAATACTATTGCCCGATGTTCTGTGAAGGCGATAAGGTATATCATGAAAAAACAGACTGCCCGGTTTGCCACATGCATTTGGAAGAAATTACCGAAGATTTGGTAAAAAATTCCGTACCGCATTCTCATCATCACAATCATCAACACGAAAAACCCAAGGTTACAGATGAAATGGCGGGAAGATATTACTGCCCAATGTTTTGCGAGGGCGATAAAACTTACGACAGCAACGTAGGTTGCCCTGTCTGCGGGATGGATCTGGTGAAATATCCTGAAAAAGGCGAAGAAGAAACAGATGATACCTACAAAATATTAAGAAAAAAATTCTTTATTTCTTTGGCATTTGCCGTTCCCGTATTTATTTTATCGATGGGCGGAATGTTCATAGATTTTCCTTTTTCTCATCAGGTTCAGGGGATTTTCGAGTTGATTCTTACGTTGCCGGTTTTGTTTTATTCCGGATGGTTTTTAATGAAGCGTGGCTGGGTTTCCTTTAAAACCTGGAACTTAAATATGTTCAGTTTAATTGCCTTGGGAGTTGCTGCTGCATTTATATTCAGCATTGTGGCATTAGTATTTCCAGACATACTTCCGCATGAAATACGGGGACATAATCATGAAATTCCTCTTTATTTTGAAGCGGTTTGTGTTATTATGACTTTGGTAATTTTAGGGCAGTTAATGGAAGCTTTAGCCCATAAAAAAACAGGAAATGCCATTAAAGAACTTATGAATCTTTCTCCTGACGAAGCCAATATAATGGTAAATAATGAAGAAAAAAGAGTTCCGCTTTCTGAGGTTAAAATTGGAGATATATTAAAAGTAAAACCCGGTGAAAAAATTCCTGTAGACGGCATCATTACTGAAGGAAATTCTGTGGTGGATGAAAGTATGATTACAGGAGAACCCATTCCTGTAGAAAAAAATACAGATGATAAGGTTACTTCGGGAACAATTAACGGAAACCAGGTTTTTTTGATGAAAGCCGAAAAAGTGGGTGATGAAACGCTCCTTGCTAAAATTATAAAAATGGTGAATGATGCAAGCAGAAGCCGTGCTCCGATACAGAAACTTACCGATAAAGTGGCAAAAGTTTTTGTTCCTACTGTAATTTTGGTTTCGGTAATCACCTTTATTTTATGGCAGATTTTCGGTCCCGAAGGTCAAAAAACTTTATTTGCTTTTGTGAATGCTGTTGCGGTTTTAATTGTCGCCTGCCCTTGTGCTTTAGGTTTGGCAACGCCCATGTCTTTAATGGTAGGAATTGGTAAAGGAGCCAAAAACGGAATTCTTATTAAGAATGCCGAAGCTCTTGAACTTATGAATAAAGTAAATGTGGTAATTACCGATAAAACAGGTACTTTAACCGAAGGGAAACCTTCTTTGGAACATATTGAAGCAACCCATAATGCCGATCAGAATTTAATTTTGAAGTTGGCTTATTCACTCAATCAAAATTCAGAACATCCGCTGTCTAATGCGGTGATTAAAAAAGCTAAAGACGAAAATATTACTACCGAAAAAGTTGAAAAGTTCGAAAACATTTCAGGAAAAGGCGTAAAAGGAATCATCAATGGAAAAATGATATATTTAGGAAATGAGAATCTTCTAAATTCCAATAATATTAAGATTTCAGAGGATTTAAAGTCGAAAGCAACAGAAATTCAGTCAAAAGCCCATACGATTTCTTATATCGCTCAAGAAAATGAGGTTTTAGGATTAATAAGCTTTACCGATAAAATTAAGGAAAGTTCGAAAAAAGCAATTCAGCATTTATTAAATGACGGAATTGATGTGATGATGATGACGGGCGACAACGAGCATACCGCAAAAGCTGTGGCAGATGAATTAGGCATTAAACATTACAAAGCCAGCTGTCTTCCCGAAGATAAACTGAATGAAGTAAAAAAATTGCAGCAACAGGGAAAAATTGTTGCCATGACCGGCGACGGAATTAATGACTCCCCTGCTCTTGCACAGGCAAATATTGGTATTGCCATGGGAACAGGAACCGATGTTGCTATGGAAACGGCAGAAATCACTCTACTGAAAGGAGATATTTTAGGAATTGCAAAAGCAAAAACGCTTAGCGAAAAATTGCTGAGAAACATTAAAGAAAACCTCTTCTTTGCTTTTGTCTATAACGTTTTAGGCATTCCGATTGCAGCAGGTTTATTATATCCGTTTTTCGGGATTCTTCTTTCACCGATGATTGCAGCAGCAGCGATGAGTTTCAGCTCTTTATCTGTAATTTTAAATTCGTTAAGATTAAATTCTGCTGAATTAGA
- a CDS encoding helix-turn-helix domain-containing protein: protein MKVFIKNMVCDRCISAVSAIFNEFSVQIKSINLGEVETEQGISAKDLQNIEKRLVETGFERIKEAAHQLADKVKGLIIIKISKLDIDENFMLSKYLSSELHKDYSALSKTFSQNENITIEQFFILQKIEKVKELLLYNEFNLTEIAGKLGYKSVQHLSSQFRTVTGFTPTEFKKLKAGHRKPLDKI, encoded by the coding sequence ATGAAAGTATTCATCAAAAATATGGTCTGCGACAGATGTATTTCTGCTGTTTCGGCTATTTTTAATGAATTTTCTGTTCAAATAAAGTCTATTAATCTCGGCGAAGTAGAAACGGAACAAGGTATTTCTGCCAAAGACCTGCAAAATATTGAAAAACGCTTAGTGGAAACCGGGTTCGAAAGAATTAAGGAAGCAGCCCATCAGTTAGCAGATAAGGTTAAAGGTCTTATCATTATTAAAATTTCAAAGCTGGATATTGACGAAAATTTTATGCTTTCTAAATATCTGAGTTCCGAACTACATAAAGATTACAGTGCACTTTCTAAAACTTTTTCTCAAAACGAAAATATAACGATAGAACAGTTTTTTATTCTTCAAAAAATAGAAAAAGTAAAAGAACTTTTGCTTTACAATGAATTTAATCTGACAGAAATTGCAGGGAAATTAGGCTATAAAAGTGTACAGCATTTATCATCACAGTTCAGAACGGTTACAGGCTTCACTCCTACCGAATTTAAAAAACTGAAAGCAGGACACAGAAAACCTTTAGACAAAATATAA
- a CDS encoding MerR family transcriptional regulator codes for MKNKKAFKIADLLIALIESHREMLDILRKGFPHLPTTDKSFYKDAADTKRELHVSDSTLYRWRKEGLIDYTIMKGKIYYDTTSILKYRK; via the coding sequence ATGAAGAACAAAAAAGCTTTTAAAATTGCAGATTTGCTTATTGCATTAATCGAATCTCACAGAGAAATGCTGGATATTCTCAGAAAAGGTTTTCCTCATCTTCCTACTACCGACAAGAGTTTTTACAAAGATGCTGCCGATACCAAACGCGAGCTGCATGTAAGCGACAGTACCCTTTACCGATGGCGGAAAGAAGGTCTTATTGACTATACCATCATGAAAGGGAAAATTTATTACGATACCACATCAATTCTTAAATACAGAAAATAA
- a CDS encoding GLPGLI family protein, which yields MKIVLLTACVLFFSQVKAQTYRFIYDVEYKKDSAESSITKENYHLDIRDQQVRYYPRDFYIGDSLVANNLPIAKDMKFNTSSILTHQKGSDGYEEYDILENVALKRSSKNTQNWKLSEEKKTVKDLTLQKATTTWGGRNWVAWFAPQIPFNEGPYKFHGLPGLIVELYDDNNNYRFELVKNQKLKQSYLNQFMDYFMQSAVPVNEQKYREAKLKYYDSPINYLRNAVGQTKSNEEFYLNDGTLVKQDNYREVNERLRSSIRKYNNPIELDKVIQYPK from the coding sequence ATGAAAATCGTTTTATTAACCGCTTGTGTTCTGTTTTTTTCTCAGGTAAAAGCACAGACTTACCGTTTTATTTATGATGTGGAGTACAAAAAAGATTCTGCCGAAAGCAGTATAACCAAAGAAAATTACCATCTCGACATCCGCGATCAGCAGGTAAGATATTATCCTCGGGATTTTTACATTGGAGATTCTCTGGTGGCAAATAATCTGCCGATAGCGAAAGATATGAAATTCAATACCTCATCAATCCTTACCCATCAGAAGGGAAGTGATGGGTATGAAGAATATGATATTCTTGAAAATGTTGCTCTTAAACGGTCTTCTAAAAATACCCAAAATTGGAAGCTTAGCGAAGAAAAAAAGACTGTAAAAGATCTTACGTTACAGAAAGCAACCACTACATGGGGCGGAAGAAACTGGGTGGCATGGTTTGCTCCGCAAATTCCTTTTAATGAAGGTCCCTATAAATTTCATGGTCTTCCGGGGCTGATTGTAGAGCTGTATGATGACAACAATAATTACCGTTTCGAGCTGGTGAAGAATCAGAAATTAAAACAATCTTATCTTAATCAGTTTATGGATTATTTTATGCAGTCGGCAGTTCCGGTGAATGAGCAGAAATACAGAGAAGCCAAACTGAAATATTATGATTCTCCCATAAATTATCTTCGAAACGCAGTAGGACAAACCAAATCGAATGAAGAATTTTATCTGAATGACGGAACTCTTGTAAAGCAGGATAATTACCGTGAGGTAAACGAAAGGCTTAGAAGCTCTATCCGAAAATACAATAATCCTATAGAACTGGATAAGGTCATTCAATATCCTAAATAA